CACGCGCGGCGCGCCGGCGGTTCGAGCGCTCGGCCCGCGCGCTGCGGCAGGCGGTCGACGCGCTGGCCGCCCGGCTCGCCGCGGCCCGCACCGACACGGAGCGGCGTCTCGCCGCCCTGCGAACCGAGACCGACGCGGCTCTTCGCGCCGCGGCCGCCCGCCGTGTCGCGGCCGCCCGCGCCCGGCTCGCCGCCGAGCTCGATCCCCTGCACCGGTTCCTCGACGACCTCGCGGCGCGCCAGCGGGCGTTCGCCGACTGGCTCACCGAGGCGCGGGCGCGGGCCGGGCGCTTCGCGGACCGCCTGCCGTCGCCGCCGGCACCACCGCCCGTCCCGCCGGCGGTCGCGGCGCTCGCGGGCGCCGACGCGAAGACGCTGGCCGAACGGCTCCTCCCGGCCGAGGAGATAACGCCCGAGGTCCCGCATGTCACCCTACCGTCTGCGCCGTCGCTTCCCGCGCTCGACTTGCCGCCGTTCCCGGAGCTCCCCGCCGCGCGCCTGCCCGCCTCCCTGGACGTGGCGGAAACGAGCGTCACCGGCGCGCCGCGGCGTCTCAACGCCTTCGACCAGAACGTGCCCGGCTTCAGCGTGACCTTCCTGCTCCTCGGCATGCTCCTCGGCGTGTCGCTCGGTCTCCTCGACGAGCGCGACTGGGGGACGCTCGAGCGGCTGCGCGCGATGCCGGCCCCGTTCGCCGCGACGCTGGTCGCGAAGCTCCTCGCGCGCTTCCTCGTGGGTCTCGCGCAG
This portion of the Deltaproteobacteria bacterium genome encodes:
- a CDS encoding ABC transporter permease, producing RAARRRFERSARALRQAVDALAARLAAARTDTERRLAALRTETDAALRAAAARRVAAARARLAAELDPLHRFLDDLAARQRAFADWLTEARARAGRFADRLPSPPAPPPVPPAVAALAGADAKTLAERLLPAEEITPEVPHVTLPSAPSLPALDLPPFPELPAARLPASLDVAETSVTGAPRRLNAFDQNVPGFSVTFLLLGMLLGVSLGLLDERDWGTLERLRAMPAPFAATLVAKLLARFLVGLAQMIALFAVGRLVFGVSLGPEPWALLLPTAGIVFAATAFGLVVAGMARSRDAVL